The Chloroflexota bacterium nucleotide sequence CGGCGGATCAAAGGGCCACCATTCCCGATAGCGCTCCATCCCCGCCCCCGATGCGAACTGCGCCGATTCATACAGCGCCGCGACGTACCGTGCATAGCGCTCCCGCCCGGGGTGTATAGGATCTGTCGGTCCCCGCACATCGGACCATTGACACTGAGTCGCAGCGACGGGTAGAACGCCCGCGGAAGGGAATGAGCGCAAATGATCGATTTGCAGCCTGAAGTCGTCGCAGCGGCAAACGCCAAGAGCCGACGGCTCCGTCAGCTCCTCCATGACCCGAAGATCCTGGTCATGCCCGGCGCGTACGACGTCCTTTCGGCGCGCCTGTTCGAGTCGCTCGGGTTCCCGGCGATCCAGGGGACGAGCGGGGGAATTGCCGCGGTTCACGGCCTGTACGACGAGGAGCTGTTCGGACGAGATGGCACGGCCGAGGTATATCGAGAAATGGCTGCCGCCGTTGCCGTGCCAGTCAACGCGGATGGTGAGAAAGGTTACGGCGGTCCGGACGCGATGGAGGCGACGGTCCGCGCATTTGTGGCGGCCGGTGTGGCAGGGATGAATCTCGAAGACAGCGACTACCATGCTCATGGCACGCCGATGACACTTGTCCCCCTTTCTCGCCAGGTCGAGAAGATCCAGGCGGTGATGACGGCAAAAGCGGCGATCGGGAGCGATTTCTTCCTCAACGCGCGCATTGATGTTTTCGGGACGGTCGGCACGCACGCGGAAGGCATGGACGAGGTGATTGCGCGCGGAAACGCGTATGCGGAGGCAGGCGCGGACTGCATCTTCATCTTCCGTCCGGGCGACCGCGATTGCATCCGCACGTTGGTTCGTGAGATTCGCGCCCCGCTCAGCATCCTCGCTGGGGAGTCCTCTCCTCCGGTGCTCGAGCTACAGGAGCTGGGTGTCGCCCGGGTGAGTTATGGCTCCGCGTTTACCCGCTACGCGATCTCAGCGGTGAAGACGATGGCGGAAGCGCTGCAAGGCGGCGGCGACATCTCCGGGC carries:
- a CDS encoding isocitrate lyase/phosphoenolpyruvate mutase family protein, with amino-acid sequence MIDLQPEVVAAANAKSRRLRQLLHDPKILVMPGAYDVLSARLFESLGFPAIQGTSGGIAAVHGLYDEELFGRDGTAEVYREMAAAVAVPVNADGEKGYGGPDAMEATVRAFVAAGVAGMNLEDSDYHAHGTPMTLVPLSRQVEKIQAVMTAKAAIGSDFFLNARIDVFGTVGTHAEGMDEVIARGNAYAEAGADCIFIFRPGDRDCIRTLVREIRAPLSILAGESSPPVLELQELGVARVSYGSAFTRYAISAVKTMAEALQGGGDISGLIRESMPRDAFLRLLSGRPL